One segment of Acropora muricata isolate sample 2 chromosome 8, ASM3666990v1, whole genome shotgun sequence DNA contains the following:
- the LOC136925264 gene encoding extracellular calcium-sensing receptor-like, whose protein sequence is MLVISSYDKFHSGVLGAVIFCLVLPHVTFASETAPGQRIYKAGHVVIGGLFPVHVRGDFRSKYMSLAEAMIFAIEQINNDSSILPNVTLGYDITDTNLTNRHAMNSSLDYVNVHKFAFIDPGFNRTCAILPKEQLAPVVAVVGTGTSRSSILVSNLLEVEDIPLISYAATSDELSSSAYPSFFRTVPPDRFQSKVMSDIAKHFHWTYVAAVAADDAYGRSGIEFFRKQSKLQGICIAYNNFFPINDERDAKIKTIIEELKQMENVGVIVLYCDRTSAISMLREAKIQKLEGRIWIASEAWGNNDDVIHKKELQPVLKGMLGVVFTDITVPSYKRYLLSRTSLYRSNPWWRVFWEDQYGCTFNVTLSKSSNKALCSDNLKVTEDIFDKKLYDSKTTYVINAVYAIAHALDAIFKCKFPSTGHCPQTKPFVEPRDVLEYLKKVNFSTETSRIFFDENGDSLATYSIINYRVDKDTGGRVETVGTWEAQRLNLNSSAIVWNNGMTGKIPRSVCSETCKPGFRQTEEINCCWQCIKCSQDTVSSKHGARNCTPCPADYISNEKRTKCHAIPVERILWGDPIGIMITFFACLGVVATALVGAVFIWQNNTPIVKASNRELSYLFLFSIGMTYLWALINLAEPSDFICPLSEAWFYVFYTIAVVVLGVKTKRIVHLFEHRVPRSELSKGFIEKRKHILIIIGILGSDVLILVIWFLLDPPHPEIDKSVRTSHYLGCKVTSNVAGSFCRYLLIAILVTMAFVCCYFAFKSRKLPHNFNEGKFIAFALYVLVISWVTFYPVSLTIRGKFTVVVSGSSSIISASGLLVCIFVPKMYIILLHPEKNTVAYMKSQISNHTFRQSTADRNSRQKSCPPDSVPSVHGSATTATPLDTPRYLESPKLSNPGDLESSNKVISYL, encoded by the coding sequence ATGTTGGTAATAAGCAGCTATGATAAATTCCACTCTGGAGTTTTGGGAGCGGTgattttttgtcttgttttgccACATGTCACCTTTGCAAGCGAAACTGCTCCGGGACAAAGAATTTATAAGGCAGGCCACGTAGTTATCGGCGGTCTTTTTCCTGTACACGTGCGTGGAGATTTTAGATCGAAATATATGTCGCTGGCCGAAGCTATGATATTTGCAATCGAACAAATCAACAACGACTCTTCAATTTTGCCTAACGTTACTCTGGGCTATGATATCACGGATACGAACCTTACAAATCGCCATGCAATGAACTCTTCCTTGGATTACGTGAATGtacacaaatttgcatttatCGATCCAGGTTTCAACAGGacatgtgccattttgccaaaAGAACAGCTGGCCCCCGTCGTGGCAGTTGTGGGAACTGGAACTTCCCGGTCCTCGATTCTCGTGTCTAATTTGCTGGAAGTCGAGGATATACCACTGATTAGTTATGCCGCCACCAGCGACGAACTGAGTAGCAGCGCATATCCATCTTTCTTTCGCACCGTGCCTCCAGATCGTTTTCAATCCAAAGTAATGTCGGATATCGCGAAGCACTTTCATTGGACCTACGTGGCCGCCGTAGCCGCTGACGACGCTTACGGAAGATCGGGCATCGAATTTTTCCGCAAGCAATCGAAGCTCCAAGGAATATGCATCGCTTACAACAATTTCTTCCCAATTAACGACGAGAGAGATGCTAAGATTAAGACAATTATCGAAGAACTTaagcaaatggaaaatgtgGGCGTGATTGTCTTATATTGTGATAGGACATCTGCTATCAGCATGTTGAGAGAAGCCAAAATCCAGAAGCTTGAAGGAAGGATTTGGATCGCTAGCGAAGCTTGGGGGAATAACGACGATGTTATCCACAAAAAGGAGCTTCAGCCAGTTCTTAAAGGAATGTTAGGGGTTGTTTTTACCGATATTACTGTCCCCTCGTATAAGAGATATCTGCTTTCACGCACGTCCCTTTACAGATCCAATCCGTGGTGGAGGGTATTCTGGGAAGACCAGTATGGGTGCACGTTTAATGTCACGCTCTCCAAGAGTAGTAACAAGGCACTATGCTCGGACAACCTGAAAGTCACGGAAGATATCTTTGATAAGAAACTGTATGATAGCAAGACTACTTATGTTATCAACGCTGTCTACGCGATCGCGCATGCATTAGACGCGATTTTCAAGTGTAAATTTCCTTCAACGGGTCATTGCCCGCAAACGAAACCCTTTGTCGAGCCGAGAGATGTCTTGGAATACTTGAAGAAGGTTAACTTCTCAACTGAAACGTCCAGGATCTTTTTTGATGAAAACGGCGACTCCTTAGCTACTTACAGCATCATCAACTATCGAGTTGACAAAGACACTGGCGGCCGCGTGGAGACGGTAGGGACTTGGGAAGCACAGAGGCTCAACCTTAATTCCAGTGCTATAGTTTGGAACAACGGGATGACGGGTAAAATCCCGCGATCTGTTTGCAGTGAGACATGCAAGCCTGGATTCCGGCAGACTGAGGAGATAAATTGTTGTTGGCAGTGCATCAAATGTTCCCAGGACACTGTATCGAGCAAACACGGAGCAAGGAATTGCACACCGTGTCCAGCGGATTACATCTCGAATGAGAAACGCACAAAATGCCATGCTATACCCGTAGAGCGCATCCTCTGGGGGGATCCCATTGGGATCATGATAACCTTTTTCGCCTGTTTGGGAGTGGTAGCTACAGCTCTTGTCGGAGCtgtgttcatatggcaaaacAACACACCGATTGTAAAAGCCTCCAATCGAGAACTCAGTTACCTGTTCCTCTTTAGCATTGGAATGACTTATCTGTGGGCGCTGATAAATTTAGCCGAACCCAGCGATTTTATCTGTCCGTTATCAGAGGCGTGGTTTTATGTCTTTTACACCATTGCTGTCGTCGTGCTGGGCGTCAAGACCAAACGCATCGTACACCTGTTTGAGCACCGCGTTCCACGTTCCGAACTCAGCAAAGGTTTCATCGAGAAGCGCAAACACATTCTGATTATCATCGGCATTCTGGGGTCCGACGTTTTAATTCTGGTCATTTGGTTTCTTCTGGATCCCCCTCATCCTGAAATCGACAAATCTGTGAGAACGTCTCATTATCTCGGCTGCAAGGTCACGTCTAACGTCGCAGGTAGCTTCTGCCGCTACCTCCTCATAGCAATTCTCGTCACCATGGCATTCGTCTGTTGTTACTTCGCGTTCAAATCCAGGAAGCTGCCGCACAATTTTAACGAGGGTAAATTCATTGCGTTCGCCCTCTACGTTCTCGTGATCTCTTGGGTGACATTCTATCCCGTTTCTTTGACCATACGCGGCAAGTTTACGGTCGTGGTGTCTGGATCGTCGTCCATCATTTCCGCGTCTGGTCTTCTTGTGTGTATCTTCGTGCCCAAGATGTACATCATTCTTTTACACCCAGAGAAAAACACGGTGGCTTACATGAAGAGCCAGATTTCCAACCACACCTTCCGTCAGAGCACTGCCGACAGGAATTCCCGACAAAAATCCTGTCCACCTGATAGTGTTCCCTCCGTGCATGGATCAGCAACAACCGCCACCCCTCTGGATACCCCGAGATACCTTGAATCCCCCAAACTTTCAAATCCCGGTGACCTTGAAAGCAGTAATAAGGTTATCTCTTACTTATGA